From the Tenacibaculum dicentrarchi genome, the window TCTTGAGAACGGAATTTAAAGACAACTTTTTTACCTTTTGGTAAAACCATTTCGGTAACTTTTTTATCATCTTGCGATTTTGGGTCAGACATATCAACACCCATAGAGTTAATACCTTTAATGAAGTTTACGTTTCCTAAACCTAATTCATTATCGGCACCTGCATAACGTGCTTGCCAGTCGAATTGTCTTGAATATACTTCAATTACAATTGGGTTTTCGTCATCACCAACATACATAATGTTGTTCCAAGCCCATAAACCATATCCAATTAATAAAACAATAGTTACCGCTGGGATAACTGTCCATATCAATTCTAAGGTGTGACTATCTGCATAAAACAATGCTTTTTTACCTTTTTTACCTCTATATTTGTAAGTAAAAAAGAAGATTAAAAATTGCATTCCAAACTGAACAATACCAATTAACCAAAAGGTAATGTTAAATAAATTATCATCGTGCTCTCCTTCAATAGAGGCCGATTCTGGTAACATAATTACATTCATTGCTATTAAACAATAAACCATCATTGCGTAAAGGAAAACTAAAAATCCTAAGGCAATTTTACCTTGTGTTTCGTTGTCTTTGTCTGTAGCTATTACAGATCGAAGATTCATAATACGGGTAATTTGCCAGAAACTAACTCCTATTGCAATTGCTATGAAAATATAAAATAAAGCGAGCATAAATATTAATATTTAATCGTTTTAAGAAAGACTCTTATAAAGTCTTCAAATTTAATGTTTTTTTAATTCCTATGATATATGTCATAAGATATTTTTAAAGCAAAAAAATCACCTTTTTATCAAAAGTTAAAAAGGTGATAATTATATCTTTTAATGACTATTACTATCTTGTCCTCTATGTTCAATATTATAGTAATGGTGTGTTTCACTTTCGTGTAAAAATGGATTCCCTTTTGCTAATGGATTTGCTTTTGCAAAGGCATTAAAAGTAGCAAATATAAACAATCCTAAGAAGAATAAAATTCCACTTATTTCTCCAATCCCAAATCCGTATTGTGCACCAACTGTTCCAGGCATAATCATCACGAATAAATCTAAATAATGACCTGCTAATATTACAACACCTCCTATTGTTACAAACCAAGGTACGCTTTTAAAATCACTATTGATTAATAATAATACAGGAAAGATAAAGTTCATAACCACCATTGCCAAAAATGGTACTTTGTATTCATTAAAACGCAATAAGTAATATGTTGTTTCTTCAGGGATATCAGCATACCAAATTAACATAAACTGAGCAAACCATAAGTAGGTCCAAAATACTGAAAAACCAAACATATATTTCGCTAAATCATGAATATGACTATCGTTTACAAATGGTAAGAAACCTTTAGCTCTTAAGTAAATTGTTACAAATGCAATTACTGTTAATGCCGATACTAAAAAAGTAGCTAATACATACCATCCAAATAATGTAGAGAACCAGTGTGGGTCAATTCCCATAATCCAATCCCAAGACATCATTGATTCTGTAATAAGGAAAAAGAATAAAAATACAACAGAAATATTATAGTTTTTCATGTGTAATTTTAAATCTCCATTTTCTTGCTTTATAGATCCTTTTCTAATGATAAAACGATATACATTCCATACCGTTAAATAAAAGATACTTCTCATTAACCATCCTGGCGTGTTTAAAAACCATTTTTTACCATCTACAACAGCATCATAATTTGCGTGTTGCGGGTCAAAAACTCCTTCATTCATCCAAGGAAATAAATGATTCATATGCATAAATGTAGCGATTAAAAACACTAACATTATAGCACTTACATAATGTAAATTAGCTGTAATAGCTTCCATCACTCTAAATAACACTACAGACCAACCTGCTTGTGCTACTCTTTGAATTGCATAAAAAGCTAATACTAATAAAGTTACACCTAAAAAGAACATTAAAGCTACATAAAATGCTGCCCAAGGACGATTTTGCATTTGATGAAAAGCATGTTCTGCATGTGCATCATGATTATCAGCATGAACTTCAGTACTAGCTGTATGTGTAGAAACTGCATCAGAGTGAGCAGTTGTTGCATGTGCTACTGATTCAGTATGTGATTCTGTTGTTTTTTCAGCATGAGTTGCTACTGCATGAGTATCATTAGTAGCATGCTCATCATGATGAGCACCGTGCTGTTTTGCTAAAATTTCTTTTGCTTGTTCTAAAGTTTTAGGTGCCGACATAAAACTGATGGCAGTACCTAACGCTCCTAAAATAATAAGAGCAATAGCAAGTATTTTTAATTTTCCTGTAAACTGGTACATATCTTAACTATCTATTATAGAGTTATTTTAATTCACTTCTTAACTTCTCTACATACTGTACAATTTGCCAACGTTCATTGTATTGTAATTGTCCTGCATGAGATCCCATTAAATTTTTACCATACATAATAACATGATAAATATTACCAGGGTTTAAGTCTCTTTCTTTATAGTTTGGTATACCGTTAAATTTATCTCTTTGAGATAAAATTCCGTTACCATCACCTTTTTTACCATGACAAGCAGCACAGTAAATTCCGTATAACTCCTTACCTTTTGCTAAATTCTCTTCAGTAGTAGGTAAAGGGTTTTTTAAAGTTGCTTTTGCTTTTTCATATCCTTCATTTGTATTAGGAATATCATAAGCTACAATACCTTTTCTACTTACTGTACCTGCAACAGGTAACCTGTCTACCATTTTATTATTTATACCATTTGCACCATTCGCATCATAAGGAACAGATACATACATATCAGGCATATATTGTAGTTGTGGTTTACGTTTATCTCCACATGAAATAACACTTGTTATAACAACTAAAGCTACGATTATTTTCACAAAACTCTTCATATCTCTTTATTAGTGCTTTTCTACTATGTTAATTTCTACAGCTCCTGTTGTTTCTAACAAAGCCTTTAACTCTTCCTCATTTCCATTAACAGGAATTTCCATTAAAAAA encodes:
- a CDS encoding cytochrome c oxidase subunit II, which produces MLALFYIFIAIAIGVSFWQITRIMNLRSVIATDKDNETQGKIALGFLVFLYAMMVYCLIAMNVIMLPESASIEGEHDDNLFNITFWLIGIVQFGMQFLIFFFTYKYRGKKGKKALFYADSHTLELIWTVIPAVTIVLLIGYGLWAWNNIMYVGDDENPIVIEVYSRQFDWQARYAGADNELGLGNVNFIKGINSMGVDMSDPKSQDDKKVTEMVLPKGKKVVFKFRSQDVLHSAYMPHFRAQMNCVPGMITQFAFTPKYTTAEMRLSTEVIAKTDGINKIRKAKGEDPYEFDYLLLCNKICGASHYNMQMKITVVEPAEYEKWLSAQKTLAQVIK
- a CDS encoding quinol:cytochrome C oxidoreductase, giving the protein MYQFTGKLKILAIALIILGALGTAISFMSAPKTLEQAKEILAKQHGAHHDEHATNDTHAVATHAEKTTESHTESVAHATTAHSDAVSTHTASTEVHADNHDAHAEHAFHQMQNRPWAAFYVALMFFLGVTLLVLAFYAIQRVAQAGWSVVLFRVMEAITANLHYVSAIMLVFLIATFMHMNHLFPWMNEGVFDPQHANYDAVVDGKKWFLNTPGWLMRSIFYLTVWNVYRFIIRKGSIKQENGDLKLHMKNYNISVVFLFFFLITESMMSWDWIMGIDPHWFSTLFGWYVLATFLVSALTVIAFVTIYLRAKGFLPFVNDSHIHDLAKYMFGFSVFWTYLWFAQFMLIWYADIPEETTYYLLRFNEYKVPFLAMVVMNFIFPVLLLINSDFKSVPWFVTIGGVVILAGHYLDLFVMIMPGTVGAQYGFGIGEISGILFFLGLFIFATFNAFAKANPLAKGNPFLHESETHHYYNIEHRGQDSNSH
- a CDS encoding c-type cytochrome, whose protein sequence is MKIIVALVVITSVISCGDKRKPQLQYMPDMYVSVPYDANGANGINNKMVDRLPVAGTVSRKGIVAYDIPNTNEGYEKAKATLKNPLPTTEENLAKGKELYGIYCAACHGKKGDGNGILSQRDKFNGIPNYKERDLNPGNIYHVIMYGKNLMGSHAGQLQYNERWQIVQYVEKLRSELK